One Skermanella sp. TT6 genomic window, CGTCGAACTGCTTGGGGTTCTTGATCAGCTGCATGGCGCAGTTGTCGGCGTACATGTGCGACAGCTCGACGTCGGAATATTCGGCCTTGTGCAGGGCGGTCACCTCCTGGCGCCACAGCAGGCCGGATTCCATCACGTTGGCCTTTTCGACCGAGCAGACCTTGTTCTGCCGCTTGCGCGCCAGCTCGAAGGCGACGCGGGCGACGCGGTGGATCTCGGACGTGGTGTAGACCTGGGTGTTGACGCCGCGGCGCTGGCCGTCGGGCAGGTCCTCGATCCCGCGGGGCTCGCCGAAATAGACGCCGCCGGTCAGCTCCCGGACGATCATCAGGTCGAGGCCGCGGACGATGTCCGCCTTGAGGGTCGAGGCGTCCACCAGAGCGTCGAACACGATCGCCGGGCGCAGGTTGGCGAACAGGCCCAGCTCCTTGCGCAGGCGCAGCAGCCCGGCCTCGGGGCGCTTGTCGAAGCCGATATTGTCCCACTTGGGGCCGCCGACGGCGCCCAGCAGCACGGCATCCACGCCCATGGCATCGGCCATGGTCTCGTCGGAAATGGGAACGCCGTAATGGTCGATGGCGATGCCGCCGACCAGGCCTTCCTGCACGTCGAACGTCACTCGCCTGCGACGGTCCATCCAGTCGATCACACGCCGCACCTGGCGCATCACTTCCGGGCCGATACCATCACCGGGCAGTATCAGCAGCTTCTTGTTGGCGGACATCGCGTGTTCACTCCATGGATTATCTGTCGGGAAGCTTTGTAGTGCGCCGCGGCGCTCCTGAAAAGCTCCCCTGATGCGCTATGCCCACAACCAGGGTTGCGTGCCGCGCTGCGATGTCTCGTAAGTGTCGATCGAGCCCGCGTGCTCCAGCGTCAGGCCGATGTCGTCCAGGCCGTTGAGCAGGCAGTGCTTCCGGAAGGGATCGACGTCGAACCGGACCTTGCCGCCGTCGGGGCCGGTGATCTCCTGCTTCTCCAGGTCCACCGTGACGACGGCGTTGGAGCCGCGCTCGGCGTCGTCCATCAGCAGGTCCACCTGCTCCTGCGGCAGGACGATCGGCAGGATGCCGTTCTTGAAGCAGTTGTTGTAGAAGATGTCCGCGAAGCTGGGGGCGATGACGCAGCGGATGCCGAAATCGGCCAGCGCCCAGGGGGCGTGCTCGCGCGAGGAGCCGCAGCCGAAATTGTCGCCGGCGACCAGGATCTTCGCCTGGCGGTAGGCCGGCTTGTTGAGGACGAAGTCGGGCTTCTCCTCCCCTTCCGGGGTGTAGCGCATCTCGTCGAACAGGTGCTTGCCCAGGCCGGTCCGCTTGATCGTCTTGAGGAACTGCTTGGGGATCAGCATGTCGGTATCGACGTTGATGATCGGCAGGGGGGCCGCGACCCCGGTCAGCGTGGTGAATTTTTCCATGATGCGGGACGCTCCTCAGGCGAGTTCGCGGATGTCGGTCAGGTGGCCGGTCACCGCCGCCGCCACGGCCATGGCCGGGCTGACCAAGTGGGTACGGCCGCCGCGGCCCTGCCGGCCCTCGAAGTTGCGGTTCGAGGTGGAGGCGCAGCGCTCGCCGGGGTTGAGCTTGTCGGCGTTCATGGCGAGGCACATGGAGCAGCCGGGCTCGCGCCAGTCGAAGCCGGCCTCCTTGAAGATCACGTCCAGGCCCTCTTCCTCCGCCTGCTCCTTCACGAGGCCGGAGCCGGGGACGATCATGGCGTAGACGCCGTCGGCGACCTTGCGGCCCTTGGCGACGGTGGCCGCGGCGCGCAGGTCCTCGATCCGGCCGTTGGTGCAGGAGCCGATGAAGACCTTGTCCACCTTGACCTGGTTGAGCGGCGTGCCGGGGGTCAGGCCCATATAGTCCAGCGCCCGCTCGATGGCGGCGCGCTTCGCCTTGTCGGCGATGTCGGCCGGGTCGGGCACGGAACCGGTGATCGGCAGCACGTCCTGCGGGCTGGTGCCCCAGGTGACCTGCGGCACGATGTCCTCCGCCTTGAGCACGATCTCCTTGTCGTAGACCGCGCCCTCGTCGCTGGGCAGCGTGCGCCAGTAGGCCACGGCCTGCTCCCACGCGCCGGCCTTGGGAGCGTAGGGGCGGCCCTTCAGGTAGTCGAAGGTGGTGTCGTCCGGGGCGATCAGGCCGGCGCGGGCGCCCGCCTCGATCGACATGTTGCAGACGGTCATGCGGCCTTCCATGGACAGGTCGCGGATCGCCTTGCCGGCGTATTCGATGACGTGGCCGGTGCCGCCGGCGGTGCCGATCACGCCGATCACGGCCAGGATCAGGTCCTTGGCGGTGACGCCCACAGGCAGATCGCCGTCCACCGTGATGCGCATGTTCTTGGCCGGGCGCTGCTGGAGCGTCTGGGTCGCCAGCACGTGCTCGACCTCGGACGTGCCGATGCCGAAGGCCAGCGCGCCGAAGGCGCCGTGGGTCGCGGTGTGGCTGTCGCCGCACACGATGGTCATGCCCGGCTGGGTCAGGCCCTGCTCCGGCCCGATGATGTGGACGATGCCCTGGCGGATGTCGTCCATGGCGTAATAGGGCACGCCGAAGTCGCGGGCGTTCATCTCCAGCGTCTCGACCTGGATGCGGCTCTCCTCGTCGGCGATGCCCTGGCTGCGATCGCTGGTCGGCACGTTATGGTCGGCGACGGCCAGCGTCGCCTCCGGCCGGCGCACCTTGCGCCCGGCAAGTCGCAGTCCCTCGAAAGCCTGCGGGCTGGTCACTTCGTGCACCAGATGACGGTCGATATAGAGGACGCAGGTGCCGTCCTCCTGGCGGTGGACGACGTGGCTGTCCCAGATCTTGTCGAAGAGAGTGCGCGGCTTGGCCATTTCTTTAATTCTCTGATTCACGTTCCATCGGGGGACCCGAACTGCCCGGCCCCGGGGCCGGACTCACCTCTGGCCGTCAACATAGCCCCTGCCCCTTAGCGTCTCAAGGGACTAGACTTTAATGCAATACAGCCCGCGCATTTCGGAGCATCCGATGCGCGGCGCCCCCGGAAAAAGGAAATTTCATGTCGAAACGCGTCTCCGACCTCGCCGTGATCGGGGAGACCCCGTCCGAGGAATATGTCATCCGCCCGGACGAGGAGCGCATCCTTGCAGGATCTCCCGACCAGGTGGCGTGGAACCATTTCACCGATGCGACCGGCCAGTTCTCGGCCGGCGTCTGGGAGGGCGCCCCCGGCGTGTGGCGGGTGAACTTCACCGAGAACGAATTCTGCCACCTGCTGTCCGGCGTGGTCGTGGTGCGCGACGAGGCGGGCGGCGAGCGGACCTTCAAGGCGGGGGACGCCTTCGTGATGCCGGCGGGGTTCGTGGGGACGTGGGAGGTGGTGGAGCGGGCGCGGAAGCTTTATGCGACGTTCGAGGCGGTGACCTGACCCGGCGATCTGTTGGAGACTGATCGAAAGTGCGCTCCGATCAGCCTCGAAGAGAAAATGCCCGGCGCCCATCTAGGC contains:
- the leuB gene encoding 3-isopropylmalate dehydrogenase; this translates as MSANKKLLILPGDGIGPEVMRQVRRVIDWMDRRRRVTFDVQEGLVGGIAIDHYGVPISDETMADAMGVDAVLLGAVGGPKWDNIGFDKRPEAGLLRLRKELGLFANLRPAIVFDALVDASTLKADIVRGLDLMIVRELTGGVYFGEPRGIEDLPDGQRRGVNTQVYTTSEIHRVARVAFELARKRQNKVCSVEKANVMESGLLWRQEVTALHKAEYSDVELSHMYADNCAMQLIKNPKQFDVIVTDNLFGDMLSDEAAMMTGSLGMLPSASLGAPDDTGRRRALYEPVHGSAPDIAGRDLANPIATLLSFAMMLRYSFDMNEDADLIEQAVQTVLNGGTRTSDIMAPGMARCSTSVMGDSIVRVLERIAA
- the leuD gene encoding 3-isopropylmalate dehydratase small subunit yields the protein MEKFTTLTGVAAPLPIINVDTDMLIPKQFLKTIKRTGLGKHLFDEMRYTPEGEEKPDFVLNKPAYRQAKILVAGDNFGCGSSREHAPWALADFGIRCVIAPSFADIFYNNCFKNGILPIVLPQEQVDLLMDDAERGSNAVVTVDLEKQEITGPDGGKVRFDVDPFRKHCLLNGLDDIGLTLEHAGSIDTYETSQRGTQPWLWA
- the leuC gene encoding 3-isopropylmalate dehydratase large subunit; translation: MAKPRTLFDKIWDSHVVHRQEDGTCVLYIDRHLVHEVTSPQAFEGLRLAGRKVRRPEATLAVADHNVPTSDRSQGIADEESRIQVETLEMNARDFGVPYYAMDDIRQGIVHIIGPEQGLTQPGMTIVCGDSHTATHGAFGALAFGIGTSEVEHVLATQTLQQRPAKNMRITVDGDLPVGVTAKDLILAVIGVIGTAGGTGHVIEYAGKAIRDLSMEGRMTVCNMSIEAGARAGLIAPDDTTFDYLKGRPYAPKAGAWEQAVAYWRTLPSDEGAVYDKEIVLKAEDIVPQVTWGTSPQDVLPITGSVPDPADIADKAKRAAIERALDYMGLTPGTPLNQVKVDKVFIGSCTNGRIEDLRAAATVAKGRKVADGVYAMIVPGSGLVKEQAEEEGLDVIFKEAGFDWREPGCSMCLAMNADKLNPGERCASTSNRNFEGRQGRGGRTHLVSPAMAVAAAVTGHLTDIRELA
- a CDS encoding cupin domain-containing protein; translation: MSKRVSDLAVIGETPSEEYVIRPDEERILAGSPDQVAWNHFTDATGQFSAGVWEGAPGVWRVNFTENEFCHLLSGVVVVRDEAGGERTFKAGDAFVMPAGFVGTWEVVERARKLYATFEAVT